Part of the Papaver somniferum cultivar HN1 unplaced genomic scaffold, ASM357369v1 unplaced-scaffold_18, whole genome shotgun sequence genome is shown below.
tcttggacgacctcttttcttaggatccggctcatcttcaaattcagcttccgaacgctcgtgcctagacaatattcttttattagacaaatacttcttcaactcttttctttgtatggtcctcgacacttcggtgttcggcctaccggtgttcttttgcttaataggttcatcaacctcccttaaagaagggtgaagggcttcctccaaattatgcatcaatatttgcttcttggtgccgtttgatgtagcgtaacgctcggctattcgtgcacacaattccgactccaagaaagacggactaccggggtgttcggagtgaaatttaattgcttccaaaatgggtgaatatcatcgatgtcaatcacttcaacatacctacccaacttatgacgacacgggagtccaatacctatcatatccttgcaaacacaaaccgtattctcgtcatcataagttttatataacttcaattgtttcatcatgcgatttattgcccatcttgaaactttatgaacaactccccttaaaagaaatttttccttaatatgttccatcgggaattggtgtacactaaattccatacatttcctaatctttacgagatcacgattggtgaattcatggattgcttcttggatcgacacaactccattttgactaccaattagtgttttctttagtcgaccatgagacccctccgcaatgcttgtcgcctcgttattgaagttacgatattcatatgtccatgcaaacacaaacctctcattgatcgttaaccattgttttttacaatactcaaccggttttgggtagtccgttccgtattcatcctcaaatttcttcaagttacattcgtaaatttcctcggtcatcgaccaaacgattttgtcccatgatttcatgaaaattttccaaataattccatcctccttccacttttcttcaaatagcctatcctcttccttacgttcttccatggttaatttactaatgcgctcatcctcttcctttgacctcttggtacccttccttggtcttttagcttggaaatgatgatggcaattggttttgagattgcattgaatgtgacacgtacattgcaagttttgggcttccggaaacactaccgctattgcatgcattaaggcttgatcgttatccgttacaataacccttggaaaattatcaccgttataaatggacctcaacgtctccaacatccaaatgaaactcacattgttctcatgatccattaaaccccatgcaattgtaaacgtgtttttgtccgaagtatggcaagcaatgttcaacaacggcatgttatacttgtttgtcttataagtagtatctatcaacaaaatttgatgaaagcattgagccaattggatcatttcgggatgtgccaagaaaatacgaaccactataccatccttttcttcccttctcatggtgtagccgtgtaactccgctaaccactccgattgttgcatgaccgttctaccatcccattcagtccttttgatcgtagctagggccgacttaattgtagacaaagaagacaagttgtcggggtcctccgcctttattttacttaagatcgcactcgctttttggatccgcatagacctcaacGTCTGCAtctgatgtggttttaacttggaaaccattacatgtccaattaaatccaacggatcatcatggttgtgacaaccgttatcaactttatacattttatactctttacctttaataccatcgggcttatagaagacaatcttaaatgggcatcctattttcttggtattgcttcggtatttcctattcgtcttccgtacgtacttactattctttccctcgtgactctttcgcgtcccacctcgctcgcaAATCATTTCAagtcgagtgtcactaacatgattattttgaactaccacgcacatgttatcttttgccttgttcataagccattcctttgcctccttcttacttccaaatgtctaaacgtgcataaaacaaaacaaatctaataagcataaccatttaacatataaattttgaaaaaaaaaagtagtaatgagtataccaaatcgtttgcatagtatagggaagtatcgggcctcaaatagaaatcatcaacaaactcttcaatggcctgcatatgaaagcaacaaattattatacaataatcggaggttattaaataagtcaaattgccgaatatactatattcggaatcctatcggttatccaaaacacccgatttatgcaaatgaatgtacacagtttactgagtgcaaaaaatgatataatcggaagctaaaatatatagtaaaacagccgaatataaataaccgggagataactttaatcgataaacatccgaatttcaagttttcggaaattttattttgaggccactgttatattcggcagtcaaataatgttaaactattaccgattgtaaaggatatgaatactgagttttgaaattttttgaggaattcgtttttggggccattcgggggaaaataactctacataactaccgaatgtagatttttttggaaaaccagtttggggttttttctcatattcggcagtaaactactatcttggaactaccgaatatacatatttggtactcagtgtgttatattcgtaagtttattcgagaaattatctaccgaatctggatagttcatggcattcagtgcatgcaataatcggtttttcttgtttacaaaagcacacaaacgcatgcaaatcgagtatttgagtttcttaacacaatacccgtgttttacatgcatcgttagcttcaatatcaggcgattctccattttcttccatgaaaggatcgtctaggttttcctctccacaaaagtttggatcattcaacatataccccaaatcgtcttctctaaacggtcgtgaaccctcaacattttgttcttcgccatgattctcaccttcttcttcatatccatccatttttgtagtgataaaatgggttttcccttttttccttaacattcttctctataactctaacaactcaaaaatgaaaaagaaatggaaaaaatgaaacagaaatcattctaatactacaccgactacaatcgggagtctgggtaatattttggcttccgattacaatcggaggataacaatgttatcatatcctccgaatatataagggtaatttcgtcattacgaattacgcgagataagggatggctacattttccctttggatgaccttttttgtttcattgttggcccctaaatccttttgagtggcccctaaaaacgcgaggctaAAATGGCTGGAATAAAGTTAAACAGAAAAATTATCTCAGAATATAATTTATTTTACAATTAATAATACATTGTTTTTTTCAACATTTTAAAacattaatgaaacaatatgtttGTTAAAACTTATACAAAGCCtttagttggtaacctagcaacaagctgggctccaacacctctttgaatagcaatgcctaatctatgaaaaataaaattaccaaaaccactactagcatcgTTATTAACAATATAATTCTTCAGGCGCTTGAAAAAATACAAATTATCTTCACCAAGTTCCCCAAGAGTAGAAAACGCTATGACACCCAAACCATATCCAAGTGAAGCAcacttttccaaatatttagcttTCTTACGCGAAACCGCCTTAGAAATAGCTTTACCTGGGACAAAAGAACAAATTCCTTCACCAGTGAAGggtgagacacctgtgacatccatgcaaacatcttgaccattctcccagttgagaacaaggatatcGGCAGGCTTCAAGTCCTTGCCATCATCTGACACCATACCAAGAGAGACTTCCTTGCGCGCAGGCAcgttagctttgtaacaaatatcaactacaacatctcgaacaagatcatgtcgaaacttacttccaacatctttagcacaatgaagcgcatggtcCCCAAAAATGTCCATAGATTTGTTACAACTAGAGCATAATCCATTCTCAACAAAAAGTGGGATGCCAAGGCGATAGCAAAGTACAGCTCTGAACTGTCTAGACCCGAGGCACTGATTAATCCCACTAATGGGGATAGACAAAAGATAATCCTGAGCATGCTTAACACGGTTACActgccacaaaatggaatctcttgcagacatagaaaattggtctggAATTTTCTTCTTGActacatcaaaataagtgactgccagggagtgcatggaagggggggaagtatcatcgacacaataagaaggaggtaatccacatacctgaataaaattctgaagagccaactgataagaaGAACCTTTGCCTGTTGAGAATAAATCCCCCAGAATTATTTTTTGTACCGAAGTTGTCTGACTCTGAGAAGCAAGGTAGCAGTAGGTACTGGTGTCAGCCATGGTGTAAATGCCTAGGCCACCATCTCTGATAGGTAAAGTAGCTAATCTTTGCTGTAAAGGGCCAAAACCCCCACCATCACCAGTAATTAGTAGCCTCAAATACCTAAGTAAATGGTCGTCAAAGAGATCAATGGCACGTTGCAGGGCTGCTCGATTGGTAGCACGCATTGCAAAGTATAATCTTGACAcaccagtgcaattgcgaagtaatagcaTCTCACTCTGAGGATCTTTGAGTTTTTTAATTGCAGACATTAATTGAACAGTCTTATTCACCCTGTTCACCAATATATCACTAATAAAATTAAGATTCAAACTCACTGGTCCCCCCAAAAGTTTAACGCCATTGGTAGGTCTACCAATATCAAGTGGGAATACACCATCAGCAGTGCTTCTGGGGTCAATAGAAGGACAAAATATCTCTGTCTTCttgatattgagatataaacccCTACTTGGCCCTTCGGTTTCTATTATACTCAAATCCTTAGCAACTTCAAGTGTATCACCAACAAtcgtaccatcatcaaggtaccaggcaTGTAAATCAAGCTTACAACGGGAAGCAATAGACTTCACAAGAGGGTGACGAGACAAGGCAAACAATAGAGGACTAAGGGGATCACCTTGTTGAACACCGAGTGCCGAAGACAGAATATACTGGTCATAATAGACTCGAGCAGGTCTTGAGTAGCAAAATTCTACCCATAGATAAATACCTGAACAATGAAGTCGAACCTCCCTGAGGAGATGGGATCTACGCACCATATTGAATGCATTGGAGAAGTCAATAAGTAACATTGACATCTTGTCTGACTGCCCCTTCAACTCCAAAAGGCCATTAacagcatgtaaaatactttCCCCCCCTGCAGGCACCCCAACACCAAATTGGTATTTCCCTAAATAGGAAGTCATGTCCTTGTTGACTGAGAAAGCAGCAACCTTAGAAACTAACCTTCGCCAAACCGTGCCGACTGCAACAGTCCTTAACCCTCCATCAGGTTTAAGTAGCGGTGTTAGGGGTGTACTAGCTATGAACTTTCCTAAATCGCTGGGGCATTTGCCTGCCAACCAAAGATTAACCACCCCTGTGATGGAAGAAACTAAGTCATCCGCAACTGCAGCTGCTGCTCCACCCAAAACATCGATTAAATGTTGTGCACGTAACCCATCTCGGCCGCACGATGTGCCTTTTGGGAAGCTCTTGATCGCCCCAAGAACTGCCCGTGAATCCACAACAATAGGATCAACGACTACTGGTACATCCGGAATGGTAGGTGGAGGCGCATCCGGGTACTTCGATTGCAATTCAGAATAAGTGTTTTCATTACGAGGAGCGATCCCATTCGAAGAAACTACTCGTATCGCTGCTGCAAAGTGACCACAACTTATCTTCTTTTGGCATGCAATGATGTTGGGCGCTGCTTGCTTCTTCTTATCTACCTTCTTACCCCCCTGATGACTCGGCAGTTGCAACAATTTGTTAACCAAAATGAAGCAACCATTAGCCTCTTTCAAAACAGTTAAAGCCTGATTAATGACGGCGAATTGAAGACGTTTCCTATTGCTGGATCTTTCTTCAGTATAACTCTTAGGTCTATATAAGGTCAGAGTACATATAGGTAGGAGAATAAGTTGTATCCAAGAAGACATACAAGATGGATTGAGCAGTACCTTGTCAAGGCAGGCCTTCAAGACTCGAGAGAAGTTGAGTCTGCATTTATGGGGAATGGAAGCGATGGTGGTGAACTGCCTTTGGAAGGCTGCATTGAGCAGTTCCGGAGATAGAGAGACAATCTCAATATCATGGATTTCAGCCCCCCTAAAGTACTTCCAACAGTCCGGTCTTCAACAAATTTATCCAATCCACACTTAGCACTACCACAAACAGCGTCAACAGGCCTTGCCAAACCGTGAATTAGGAATTCTGCTAAAGAACCATTGCTAGGGCCTGCAATAACATCACCATCGGCAACTCCATCCTGACCTTTACAGGAAATTTTCCAGCCATGAAACCGCATACACCTGATGCATAGCCACATGCGTAAACGGAGCAGAACCCTCTCGAAGGCAAGGTAAATTTGTGAGTCCTTAGAGATTAATTATCTACATCTGTTCTTGCTAGCATCAGAGACGAGATGTATGTCCTGCAAATGTTTAAGGATCGACCCTTTAGCATAACCCCTACCATTCACCCCATTTGGACAACCATCGAAACTCCGGAGTGGACATTGGTAGTAACCTGCTTTTGTTTCTTCCGTacatgatgaagatgaatcaCTAAGAGAGCTCGGGGACGCAACAgtctgagaagaagaaggaggagaaagCTTCTGGGACCGTGATGAAAACACTCTGGTGGTCCTAGGCATGGTACCGTAAAAAAAACCCTAAGAAGAAAACGTAAACCCTTGGCATATCATTAGGTGATTCACAAAAACCGTCTTTATCCTCAGTTCAGGCCTTTTGTCGAACATTTCTTGTGCATATTGCAAACTGACAATGGATAATGCTCTGTCGGTATTTTACTTCCGGAATAATTTATTATTCTAACCTTGTCATGTGTGAATAATCTTGTCATTTCTTGTAGGATTCTAAACTCGTCATGTGTGAATAATTTATTATTCTACTACTTTTAGACATTacatttattatttcaattacattaagtattttataaaaaaaaaataaccaaaCAAAAAGAGAGAGCTGAAAACAATCTGATGGTGCAATGATGCAACTTATGTCATTGGACAAGATTAGATTCATGCTGATGCGACCTAATATTCACTCATGAAAAGATTAGAATCCTACTATCATTCACTCATGACAAGATTAGAATCCTACTATCATTCAAATACTCTTACGGATCTGGTTCCTCACTCCAAAAAATGATAAACCTGGTCCTGAatatacaaacaaaaaaaatgcaaaTATCAGATCAAATTAAATGATCATTTTTTCATTTAATAAAAGAATGGTCCACTAATCTTACTCCATCTCGCTTAATTTTTAATGGACTTTGATTTTGTCCAATCTTACACGACTTTGTATGTTTTTATGTTCATTTTCAATTCAAACAAAATTTCCACCGGCtttatttaatttcaatttttctaGGTTTCTCTAATTATCGTCGATTTAACCCGATATCCACCTATCTTAATAAATTTCTATCTTTTATCCATCCATTATACCCGATAGAGCTCTACCTCACTCAATTTATCATGGATTTCATTAGTTCATATgtatatttatcaagttaaagtGATATCATGCATTCATTTAATTTCACTTGTTATCAGTTAATATTACCGAATGTCGGCCGACCTCACTCAATCATATTTCATCGGTTTCTTTAGTTATCCGTTATTTTTAACCGAATTTCCATCGATCTTAGTCAAATTAACATGTTATCTATCAATATTATTCAATACCGCTCGACCTCATTGGATTTTTCATAGATTTCATGGGTTTATGTGGTTGCCAATTAATTCAAACTGACTTTTTATCGACTTCACTTAATTTCGCTTGATACCCGTCAATCATATCCAATATGGGTCGGCCTCGCTCAATTTCTCTCGAATTCCGTCGGTTTATCTAGTTACCCATTACATTAACCGAATATCATTCGACCTGTAATATAACTCGTTATCTATCAATCTTATCCAACATCGCTCGTTTTCTCCTGAATTCCACGAGTTCATATGGTTACATATCCAGTCAAACCAAATATCTATCCACCCCACTTACTTTCGCTTGTTATTGTTCATTCTTATCCAATATCGGCCTCTTCTCTCGGATTCCGTCGGTTTCACAGTGCATCTTAACCGAATGTCCATCGAATTAGGAAATTTCATCTGCTATCTAAATTTTACCCAACATCGCTCGATCTCACTAGATTTATCCTGGATTCCATAGTTTTGTATGGTATGGTTAACTATGGATTCAAACTGAAACTCCACCAACTTCACATAATTTTGCTTGTTTTAGTCAGTCATACCTAATGTCGGTCGTCCTCGCTAATTCTCTCTCATATTCTATCGATTTCTCTAGTTTTCTATCATTTTAACCTATTATTTGTAGGTAaaaatgttttattggttaaagaGTAAAATGATGGTGTCGAGAGATACTAGATGAAGAAAATCGTCTAAATCATTAAGAAATTAGAAATTATAGTACttaggaaagtactttgagttcgagagaccaatctgCAAAACTCTTGTCTTAACTAACAAATGGTCATTCCAAATTCACGTTAGTTAGATTCCCAAGCATGTCCAGTGAGATCGCACAATTCTAAGATTGGATGAATCTTTCTTGGAACTAATTGAGAAAATTTTGTAGTATATCTATTGTAATCGAAAAAATTAATGAATTGATGAGTGAAAGGTTCATGTTAGGTAGTGGGgaattcatcaattttttttggtcgtttttgttttgatttttggtaGTACTGAATTACTTGCTGATTAGCTTAAGGCAAGTTATTTTGTAGTGTAGATTCGATTTGTGTGTTTTTTCTGTTGTTTAAACAAGTAATTGGAGAAGTAGGATTCAATAGTGACCATGATTAGCTGTGTAACTGGAAAAGTTGGTTCTTTATCTACAAACCATGTATCAACCCTCACGACTTCGAAATCATTGACACAATTATGCTCAGTTGAAGCAACATTAGGGAGGCGTCTAGTACAAGTTGGTGTGAGCGATGTGTTTGCGGTGCCCAGTGATTTTAACCTAACATTGCTTGATGATCTTTAACTTCTATGCTTATGTGACAACTACCGGTTCAATGTGAGGAAAAGCTGGTGGAAGCGATTGAGACTGCGATTGAAGTTAAGGAGGATTGCTTGTGTTTCATTGAGATTGTAGTTCATAAGGATGATACAAGCAAAGAGTTGCTAGAATGGGGTTCAAGGGTTTCTTCTGCAAACGTTCGTCCACCACATCTTCTGTAAACACGTTATGAGCCTACAACTGATGCCATTAAGAAGTCAAATTAATTTTATAAACAATTGAATCTAGAAAAATAAGTAGTCAAATCCGACTTCGTGTCATTATGGAAAAACTAAATTGTAAGTATAAAATTCACTTTTACGTCTATTTTTCGGTCAGATGTCCCACCGTGGCAGCGGTCATCTAGTGGCAATTGTTTTTACCGAAGAACATTATATGACTACTAACACAAAAGCTAACATATGATCCGCATGATACATATGATCCGGATGATATTTAACTAGCCAATAGAAAATCAGAATCTTCGATCGTACGACGACTGGCGCAAAACACAAAAGGGATACGGATTATAACCTTATCCACTGGTGGGCAAAAATTTCCACCACAATTTTTCTGTGGCACGAAAACGTGTTGGGGTGAATGAGATTCTTACAGGTAGATCTCATCAAAGGATGGCCAGAGATACCCATCAATTTGTTAAAGGTTGTTTGAGAATTTATTTCGGCATCAGTAATAGAGAGAGTAGCAGAACAAAAGTTGTTTGAGAATTTATTTCAGCATCAGTAACAGAGAGAGTAGCAGCCTTAACTTGATGATCTTAAGTCAACTGCCTATATGTTAAAGTCTGCGAGCATCCAACTGAAAACCAATTGGCAAAGAGTGGAGCggtccttccatattatatttaagttaattaagcggaatctagcgatgtgggactattgtcctttcacactagaagaagaggaatttttcttcttctttttccgaaCCGTAATCCAACTCAAATCTCCTGAAAAACTCACATCTGAATTCTCCTTCACATTAGAATTAAAAGTCAAACTTGGAGTTGAAAACTCATATGTTTCGGTAGAAACTAAATTTAGGCATTCCCTCCTCTCGAATATAGGATCGCTTCGAAAAACATAGCACCTGCAACTGCAACCGCTTTTATTGGTTATAGTTTAGATAAGAAATTTTTGAAATTACTGACTGATGATTCTTTTTTAtcctactccctccgttactttttaataggccagtttctataaataaatttttttttcaaaaaaataggccagtttcctaattgggaaagtcaaatgttactttaattttctgggaccactttcttttaacttttttttgatgacaagtgttatgtggaccatttaacttatttctttggctgacaagtgtcatggggaccatttcacttcacttcttttattgacaagtgtctagaggaccactttcaataattagttctcttaatttccttaattttctcaaaaaaagaaactgacctattaaaaagtaacgaagGGGGTATTAATGAAGCCTCTCTATTGAAATGTGAAGCCCGTGCATTATATTTCTTTCCAAAACAATACAAGGGGACCTAAACAGCCCACACTACTCTTGGGTGTTCGGCACGATTTTTCAAATTACTAATGACGCGTTAACAGCTTCTATTTTAGAAGAACTCCTCTTAGTCGTTGCCAATTATTTTAGTGCCACTTGCCAAAATTAATAAAACAAAAAGAGTTGGTGGGCCAGGTAATAGTATTGTTGCAAAGAATCGGCACCGGGACTTCGTGCCCAACATGACTTTGCAGTTTGCACCCCAGTGACCCCACATTTAAGGGAAACATAGCATTCCTTTTTTTCACAAGGCATGCATTTTCTTCTGATGAAATTACCTGAAATGAGAGTGGAGATCATCAAAGAAAGAAATGGGTCAAAAGACTCTGAAACTCAAACATGTTGAAAAAATTCTATGTAGTTGTTGGCATGAATGATGAACCTAAATTTGCTATCAGATAACAAACAACTTATATAAAAGCCAATCATGGCACCTTCAAAACAAACATCCCAATAACTTCAATTCTCTACAGAGTTGAAGTTATTAATCAGTtccaaaacacacacaaatttTGCACTTATATTGAGGGTTGATAGGGAACATATGGAAGGAAACATGAAGGGTATTTTCTTAGCTCTAGTTATATATGTAATTGTTGCATTTGATCATAGCAATCTTCAAGTTAATGGTCAAGAAGATCTTGCTAAGAGTATGGTCATAACATGGGGTAAAGATCGTGCTTCCATTAATGGTGACAATCTTGATCTTGTACTTCGTGATAAACATTCAGGTTGTGCAGCGAAGAGTACGGCAGCATTTCTGTTTGGAAGTATTGAGATGCAAATTAAATTAGTACCTGGAAATTCAGCCGGTGTCGTTACAACTTTTTATGTAAGTATAATAATGCAAACTACTTAACATGTAAATATTTGATCACAGACTATATTTTTACATATCAAGACCCAGACATATAATGTATGTACGTTTGAATGCATGCAGCTGTCATCTACTGGTTCAAAACATGACGAAATAGATTTCGAGTTCCTGGGGAATGTAACGGGACAACCTTACACAATCCACACGAATGTCTACTGTGAAGGAAAGGGAAACAGAGAAGAACAATTTGTCCCATGGTATGATCCAACTGCTGATTTTCACAACTACACCATCCACTGGAACCCATCAGAGATTGTGTAAGTACATATATCAATAATGTAGTTCATTTTTCGACCAGTAATGTTTTGGACTTTTTCTGCATATGAAGATGTAATGTAAGGACTAACCAATCAACCCCTAGCTAGTTTGGAGTTTTAGACATGTGTATATGCATGGGTTGAACTGTGGTCTTAATAACAAGTTTTTGATACTTCTTCCATCTCAGGTGGTACATAGATAGCATACCAATCCGTGTCTACAGAAACTACGAAAGCCAAGGAGTTCCATACCCAAATAAACAAGGAATGGAAGTTTATACAAGTTTATGGAATGCTGATGACTGGGCAACAAGAGGAGGACGTGACAAGACCGACTGGACACACGCTCCATTCACTGCTCACTATCGCAGGTTTAGGGCTAGGGCTTGCACATGGAACGGAACACCCAGTATTACTCAATGTGCCAGCAAGTCTAACTGGTATACATCTCCGGTTTTCAGCCAACTATCTCCTGCTCAGAAAGGTCAAATGGAGGGGATTCAAAACAAAAACAGGATCTATGCTTACTGCAAAGATACTAACAGATTCAACGGAAATATGCCAAAAGAATGTTCATTACCCCAATTTTAGTTCATTTTGATGAACAAATTACCACAGTATATGAAACTGTGAGTGGTCCAGATAGTTTGGACAAATTTATGTTTTATCTGTTGTTTTATTTATATTCATGGTGTTGTAAGAGCTGATGGTACTAAAGCCCTAAAACGGCTTCAGTATTGTTTTCATTTATCTTTGTGCTTACTTTCATCTCGTACGTTCTTCCCAgaattggttttttcttttcacaCATTTTGTGTATTTGGTTATGGATTGCATATGACATCAACAAGATCAACTAGTACATGCAAGTTTTTCATCCTTATTAGCTGTGTTGCATCATTGTAACCTTTAGTAACACTAGC
Proteins encoded:
- the LOC113337854 gene encoding probable xyloglucan endotransglucosylase/hydrolase protein 26; protein product: MEGNMKGIFLALVIYVIVAFDHSNLQVNGQEDLAKSMVITWGKDRASINGDNLDLVLRDKHSGCAAKSTAAFLFGSIEMQIKLVPGNSAGVVTTFYLSSTGSKHDEIDFEFLGNVTGQPYTIHTNVYCEGKGNREEQFVPWYDPTADFHNYTIHWNPSEIVWYIDSIPIRVYRNYESQGVPYPNKQGMEVYTSLWNADDWATRGGRDKTDWTHAPFTAHYRRFRARACTWNGTPSITQCASKSNWYTSPVFSQLSPAQKGQMEGIQNKNRIYAYCKDTNRFNGNMPKECSLPQF